The Salana multivorans genome window below encodes:
- a CDS encoding TrmH family RNA methyltransferase has product MTSPLTNPRAERVRAVGQLAQRAARDRSGRMLVEGPQAVREAVRFAAARVRDLYVGSDALTRWREIIDEALAADLYVHPCDPEVLVRMSGDAQGILAVVDRAEATLADVLAAGTDGGGRDAEPADGPRLVVVCEALADPGNAGTIIRAADAAGADGVVLTAGSVDVTSPKVVRSSAGSVFHLPVVRGPGLAETVDALRGAGLTILAADGDGAVDVETTDLLSRPTAWVMGNEAHGISDDARGMADAVVSIPLRGHAESLNVAMAATVVLYASSRAHAGR; this is encoded by the coding sequence ATGACCTCGCCCCTGACCAACCCGCGCGCCGAGCGTGTCCGCGCCGTCGGCCAGCTCGCCCAGCGCGCGGCCCGCGACAGGTCGGGGCGCATGCTCGTCGAGGGCCCGCAGGCCGTCCGCGAGGCCGTCCGGTTCGCCGCGGCTCGCGTCCGCGACCTGTACGTCGGTTCCGACGCGCTGACCCGGTGGCGGGAGATCATCGACGAGGCGCTGGCCGCCGACCTCTACGTCCACCCGTGCGACCCCGAGGTCCTCGTGCGCATGTCAGGCGACGCGCAGGGGATCCTCGCCGTCGTCGATCGGGCGGAGGCGACGCTGGCGGACGTCCTGGCGGCCGGCACCGACGGGGGAGGCCGCGACGCTGAGCCGGCGGACGGCCCCCGGCTCGTCGTGGTGTGCGAGGCCCTGGCCGACCCTGGCAACGCCGGGACGATCATCCGCGCGGCCGACGCCGCCGGGGCCGACGGCGTCGTCCTCACGGCCGGCAGCGTCGACGTCACGTCCCCCAAGGTCGTCCGGTCCAGCGCGGGATCGGTGTTCCACCTGCCCGTCGTGCGCGGGCCCGGTCTGGCCGAGACGGTCGATGCGCTGCGGGGCGCCGGCCTCACGATCCTCGCCGCGGACGGCGACGGAGCCGTGGACGTCGAGACCACCGACCTGCTGAGCCGCCCGACCGCCTGGGTCATGGGGAACGAGGCGCACGGCATCTCGGACGACGCGCGGGGGATGGCCGACGCCGTCGTGTCGATCCCGCTGCGCGGCCACGCCGAGAGCCTCAACGTCGCGATGGCGGCCACGGTCGTGCTGTACGCGTCCTCGCGCGCGCACGCCGGCCGCTGA